One part of the Haemophilus parainfluenzae genome encodes these proteins:
- the def gene encoding peptide deformylase codes for MTALNVLIYPDDHLKVVCEPVAEVNDDIRKIVDDMFDTMYQEEGIGLAAPQVDILQRIITIDIEGDKQNQLVLINPEILASEGETGIEEGCLSIPGFRALVSRKEKVTVKALDRHGKEFTLDADGLLAICIQHEIDHLNGILFVDYLSPLKRQRIKEKLVKYKKQIAKQ; via the coding sequence ATGACCGCACTTAATGTATTAATTTATCCAGATGATCACCTTAAGGTTGTTTGTGAGCCAGTTGCAGAAGTCAATGATGACATTCGTAAAATTGTAGATGATATGTTTGATACGATGTACCAAGAAGAAGGTATTGGCCTTGCTGCACCGCAAGTAGATATTTTGCAGCGTATTATTACGATTGATATTGAAGGCGACAAACAAAATCAATTAGTGTTGATCAATCCAGAAATTTTGGCCTCAGAAGGTGAAACAGGCATAGAAGAAGGTTGTTTGTCTATCCCTGGATTCCGTGCTTTAGTGTCTCGTAAAGAAAAAGTCACAGTAAAAGCGTTAGATCGTCATGGAAAAGAATTTACGCTTGATGCAGATGGTTTATTAGCAATCTGTATTCAACATGAGATCGATCATTTGAACGGTATTTTATTTGTGGATTATCTTTCACCGTTGAAACGTCAACGTATCAAAGAAAAATTAGTGAAATATAAAAAACAAATTGCAAAACAATAA
- the fmt gene encoding methionyl-tRNA formyltransferase gives MKPLNIIFAGTPDFAAQHLAALLNSHHNIIAVYTQPDKPAGRGKKLQASPVKQLAEQHQIPVYQPKSLRKEEAQAELKTLNADVMVVVAYGLILPQVVLDMPRLGCLNVHGSLLPRWRGAAPIQRSIWAGDQQTGVTIMKMDAGLDTGDMLYKVYCDIDAHETSASLYHKLAEIAPAALIDVLDHLEEGKFIAEKQDDSQSNYAEKLSKEEAKLDWSLSAAQLERNIRAFNPWPISFLQLTDEQGHEQTLKVYAAAVLPHVDKPAGTILSVDKKGIQIATKEGVLNLLQLQPAGKKPMFVQDFLNGRADWFQVGKVLG, from the coding sequence ATGAAACCATTGAATATCATCTTTGCCGGTACACCGGACTTCGCAGCACAACATCTTGCTGCACTCTTAAATTCACATCACAATATTATTGCTGTTTATACGCAGCCAGATAAACCGGCTGGCCGCGGTAAAAAATTGCAGGCGAGTCCTGTAAAGCAATTAGCAGAACAGCATCAAATTCCTGTTTATCAACCAAAATCCTTACGTAAAGAAGAAGCTCAAGCAGAGCTTAAAACGTTAAATGCCGATGTGATGGTTGTTGTCGCTTATGGTTTGATTTTACCTCAAGTAGTGTTAGATATGCCTCGTTTAGGTTGTTTAAATGTGCATGGCTCTCTCTTGCCACGTTGGCGTGGAGCTGCGCCTATTCAGCGCTCTATTTGGGCAGGGGATCAACAAACTGGTGTGACAATTATGAAGATGGATGCAGGCTTAGATACTGGGGATATGTTATACAAAGTGTATTGCGATATTGATGCACATGAAACCTCTGCCTCGCTTTACCATAAATTAGCTGAAATTGCGCCAGCTGCATTGATTGATGTTTTGGATCATTTGGAAGAAGGGAAGTTCATTGCGGAAAAACAAGATGATAGCCAAAGTAACTATGCAGAGAAACTTTCTAAAGAAGAGGCTAAATTAGATTGGTCGCTATCAGCAGCCCAGCTTGAACGCAATATTCGCGCGTTTAATCCTTGGCCGATTAGTTTCCTACAATTAACCGATGAGCAAGGTCATGAACAAACCTTAAAAGTTTATGCTGCTGCCGTGTTGCCACATGTAGATAAACCCGCTGGGACGATTTTAAGTGTCGATAAAAAAGGTATCCAAATTGCCACGAAAGAAGGCGTTTTAAATTTATTGCAACTTCAGCCCGCAGGTAAGAAACCAATGTTTGTGCAAGATTTTCTCAATGGACGAGCCGATTGGTTCCAGGTTGGTAAGGTGCTCGGATAA
- the rsmB gene encoding 16S rRNA (cytosine(967)-C(5))-methyltransferase RsmB has translation MDFQRKKTGKSTALSVRAIAAQVILQILDQGKSLSTLLPDVQSKVKPQDLPLLQEITFGICRVLPRLENIIKKLLDKPLKGKTRIVHCLLLVGLYQLLYMRVPAHAAVDEVVNATKSLKSDSFRGLVNGVLRRFLREQEDILAVVDKHWQTLHPEWFVNKLKKAYPNWCEIIEANSQKPPMWLRVNQQQNNTKTYRTLLEEQEIAAFECDNPHALRLAQPLSVSKLPNFEQGAVTVQDLNAQWSALLLEPQNDELILDACAAPGGKTTHILEMAPQAKVIALDVEAHRLKRVEENLTRLNQQATVVCGDATEPDKWLAEIGLSGASFDRILLDVPCSATGVIRRHPDIKWLRQETDIAQLVALQGQILKALWAKLKPNGILLYVTCSVLPDENSQQIQHFLAETPDAELMPLPFEQTENTIGIQFLPQENGGDGFYYAKLRKRSA, from the coding sequence ATGGACTTTCAACGAAAAAAAACGGGAAAATCGACCGCACTTTCGGTACGCGCTATTGCTGCTCAAGTGATTTTGCAGATTTTAGATCAAGGTAAGTCCTTATCAACGTTGCTTCCTGACGTGCAATCGAAGGTAAAACCACAGGATTTGCCTTTATTACAGGAAATCACCTTTGGTATTTGTCGCGTATTGCCTCGTTTAGAAAATATTATAAAAAAACTATTAGATAAGCCATTGAAGGGTAAAACCCGCATCGTGCACTGCTTGCTATTGGTGGGATTGTATCAATTACTTTATATGCGCGTGCCCGCTCATGCGGCGGTAGATGAAGTAGTTAATGCCACAAAATCATTAAAATCAGATAGTTTTCGTGGTTTGGTTAACGGTGTATTGCGTCGTTTCTTACGGGAACAAGAGGATATTCTTGCTGTAGTAGATAAACATTGGCAAACGCTTCATCCTGAATGGTTTGTGAATAAACTCAAAAAAGCCTATCCAAATTGGTGTGAAATTATTGAAGCAAATAGCCAAAAGCCACCAATGTGGCTACGGGTCAATCAACAGCAAAATAACACGAAAACTTACCGCACTTTATTGGAAGAGCAAGAGATAGCAGCATTTGAATGTGATAATCCACATGCTTTGCGTTTGGCACAACCGCTTTCTGTCTCGAAACTACCGAATTTTGAACAAGGTGCAGTGACAGTTCAGGATCTCAATGCGCAGTGGTCTGCTTTATTGCTTGAGCCACAAAATGATGAATTAATTTTAGATGCCTGTGCGGCGCCAGGTGGGAAGACTACACATATTTTAGAGATGGCACCGCAAGCGAAAGTGATTGCGCTTGATGTCGAGGCTCATCGCTTAAAACGTGTTGAAGAAAATCTTACCCGTTTGAATCAGCAAGCGACAGTTGTTTGCGGTGATGCAACCGAGCCAGATAAGTGGCTTGCGGAAATAGGTTTAAGTGGTGCATCCTTTGATCGTATTTTATTAGATGTACCTTGTTCGGCAACAGGGGTCATTCGTCGTCATCCGGATATTAAATGGTTACGTCAAGAAACGGATATTGCTCAATTGGTTGCCTTACAAGGACAAATTCTCAAAGCGCTTTGGGCAAAATTGAAACCTAATGGTATTTTGCTTTATGTGACCTGCTCGGTGCTTCCTGATGAGAACAGTCAGCAAATACAGCATTTTTTAGCTGAAACACCCGATGCAGAATTAATGCCATTGCCGTTTGAACAAACGGAAAATACGATTGGAATCCAATTCTTACCACAAGAGAATGGCGGGGATGGGTTCTATTATGCGAAATTGAGAAAACGGTCAGCTTAA
- the trkA gene encoding Trk system potassium transporter TrkA, whose protein sequence is MKIIILGAGQVGTTLAANLVSEDNDITLVDNESQHLQNLQDKHDLRVVKGSPSSPKILRDAGAADADLMVAVTASDEINMIACQLGYTLFNTPTRIARIRNAEYLREKDKLFNDENVPINHLISPENLVTDEITRLIAYPGALQVAHFAKNRISIVIVKAYYGGPLVGYALSAFKEHMPHIDCRIISILRNDKLIRPQGSTIIEAGDEITFICATEHIKAVMSELQRLEKTYKRIMIVGSGNIASGVAKQLEDKYQVKLIERDGEKAKVLAEKLSKTLVFHGDASDQNLLFEEHIENVDVFLSLSADDEANIMSALLAKRLGAKKAMVLIQRMAYINLIQGGTIDIAVSPQQATISALLGHVRKGDIKNVASLRHGTAEAIELVVHGDSTTSNVVGRQIGDIKLPVGAMIAAILRKNEVIIARRQVTIEEGDSVIVYINDKKSVSEIEKLFQPSAFFI, encoded by the coding sequence ATGAAAATAATCATCTTAGGTGCAGGGCAAGTAGGCACAACACTTGCGGCAAATTTAGTGAGTGAAGATAACGATATAACACTAGTCGATAATGAATCTCAACATTTGCAGAATTTGCAAGATAAGCATGATTTACGCGTGGTTAAAGGTTCCCCTTCCTCACCAAAGATTTTGCGTGATGCCGGAGCCGCTGATGCAGACTTGATGGTTGCAGTAACGGCATCAGATGAAATTAATATGATTGCTTGCCAGTTGGGATATACCCTTTTCAATACCCCAACACGTATTGCGCGTATTCGTAATGCGGAATATTTGCGTGAGAAAGATAAATTATTTAATGATGAAAACGTACCAATCAATCATCTGATTTCGCCAGAGAACTTAGTCACAGATGAGATTACACGCTTAATTGCTTATCCAGGTGCGTTGCAAGTGGCGCATTTTGCCAAAAATCGAATTAGCATTGTGATCGTAAAAGCATATTACGGTGGTCCGTTAGTGGGCTATGCGTTATCGGCTTTTAAGGAGCATATGCCACATATTGATTGCCGGATCATTTCAATTTTACGTAATGATAAATTAATTCGCCCACAAGGTTCGACCATTATTGAGGCAGGAGATGAAATTACCTTCATTTGTGCGACAGAGCACATTAAAGCGGTGATGAGTGAGTTGCAACGCCTTGAGAAAACCTACAAGCGTATCATGATTGTCGGCAGCGGGAATATTGCCTCAGGTGTTGCAAAACAGTTAGAAGATAAGTATCAAGTGAAACTTATTGAGCGAGACGGTGAAAAAGCAAAAGTCTTGGCAGAGAAACTCTCTAAAACGCTTGTTTTCCACGGTGATGCTTCTGACCAAAATTTACTTTTTGAAGAGCATATTGAGAACGTCGATGTCTTTTTATCATTAAGTGCCGATGATGAGGCCAATATTATGTCTGCATTACTGGCAAAACGTCTTGGTGCTAAAAAAGCCATGGTACTGATTCAGCGCATGGCATATATCAATTTGATTCAAGGTGGAACCATTGATATTGCGGTTTCACCACAACAAGCAACAATCTCTGCTTTATTAGGGCATGTGCGCAAAGGGGATATCAAAAACGTGGCATCCTTGCGTCATGGTACTGCGGAAGCCATTGAACTTGTGGTACATGGCGATTCGACAACATCCAATGTGGTTGGAAGACAGATTGGCGATATTAAACTTCCAGTTGGTGCAATGATTGCAGCAATTTTACGTAAAAATGAGGTTATCATTGCACGTCGTCAGGTGACCATTGAAGAAGGTGATAGTGTCATTGTTTATATTAATGACAAGAAATCTGTGTCAGAAATAGAAAAATTATTCCAACCGAGCGCATTTTTTATTTAA
- the mscL gene encoding large-conductance mechanosensitive channel protein MscL, translating into MSFIKEFREFAMRGNVVDMAVGVIIGGAFGKIVSSLVGDVAMPVLGILTGGVDFKDLKITLAEAVGDTPAVTLNYGVFIQNVFDFIIIAFAIFMMIKGINKVKKPVEKVKGPSQEELLTEIRDLLKK; encoded by the coding sequence ATGAGTTTTATTAAAGAATTCCGCGAATTTGCAATGCGCGGCAACGTAGTAGACATGGCAGTCGGTGTGATCATCGGTGGTGCTTTTGGTAAAATCGTAAGTTCACTGGTCGGTGACGTAGCAATGCCTGTATTAGGTATTTTAACTGGTGGCGTAGATTTCAAAGATTTAAAAATCACGTTAGCAGAAGCAGTAGGCGACACTCCAGCAGTAACATTAAACTACGGTGTATTTATTCAAAACGTCTTTGATTTCATCATCATTGCATTCGCAATCTTCATGATGATCAAAGGTATCAACAAAGTGAAAAAACCAGTAGAAAAAGTAAAAGGTCCTTCACAAGAAGAATTACTTACTGAGATTCGCGATTTATTAAAAAAATAA
- the ispF gene encoding 2-C-methyl-D-erythritol 2,4-cyclodiphosphate synthase has protein sequence MIRIGHGFDVHAFGEDRPLIIGGVEVPYHTGFIAHSDGDVALHALTDALLGAAALGDIGKLFPDTDMQYKNADSRVLLREAFRQVQAKGYKVGNVDVTIIAQAPKMRPHIDAMRAKIAEDLHCDIEQVNVKATTTEKLGFTGRSEGIACEAVALLLKA, from the coding sequence ATGATACGAATTGGACATGGGTTTGATGTTCATGCCTTTGGTGAAGATCGCCCTTTAATTATTGGTGGCGTTGAAGTGCCTTACCATACTGGATTTATTGCTCATTCTGACGGTGATGTTGCCTTACATGCCTTAACAGATGCCTTATTAGGTGCGGCAGCATTAGGGGATATCGGTAAACTCTTCCCCGATACCGATATGCAATATAAAAATGCAGATAGCCGTGTTTTATTACGAGAAGCATTCCGCCAAGTACAAGCAAAAGGCTATAAGGTGGGCAATGTGGATGTAACCATTATTGCACAAGCCCCTAAAATGCGTCCTCATATCGATGCAATGCGAGCGAAGATTGCGGAAGATTTACATTGTGATATTGAGCAAGTGAACGTGAAAGCAACCACAACAGAAAAACTTGGCTTTACAGGTAGAAGCGAAGGTATTGCTTGCGAAGCCGTTGCATTGTTACTCAAAGCTTAA
- the ispD gene encoding 2-C-methyl-D-erythritol 4-phosphate cytidylyltransferase — MSREIIAVIPAAGVGSRMQANKPKQYLKILDKTILEHTLSVILSHPAINHVILAVGKNDPYLSEMALFPHQNITLVEGGEARAESVLNGLKAIKNNQAWVLVHDAARPCLTHQDLDKLLQIDDEQGAILAIPAVDTIKRANKQQDIIKTEDRTELWLAQTPQFFRCDLLRNALEQGLSQGANITDEASAMELAGFQPHLIAGRSDNIKVTRPEDLALAEFYLTRKTL; from the coding sequence ATGAGCCGCGAAATTATTGCCGTCATACCTGCTGCGGGTGTTGGAAGCCGTATGCAAGCAAATAAACCTAAGCAATATCTGAAAATTTTAGACAAGACGATTCTGGAACATACACTCTCTGTCATTCTATCCCACCCTGCAATTAATCACGTTATTCTTGCAGTAGGAAAAAATGATCCCTATCTTTCAGAAATGGCTTTATTTCCTCATCAAAACATCACCCTCGTTGAAGGGGGAGAAGCACGAGCTGAGTCAGTTCTAAATGGACTAAAAGCAATTAAAAATAACCAAGCATGGGTGTTAGTGCATGATGCGGCTAGACCTTGTTTAACACATCAAGATTTAGATAAATTGCTCCAAATCGATGATGAACAAGGTGCTATTTTGGCCATTCCGGCAGTCGATACGATTAAACGCGCGAATAAACAACAAGATATTATTAAAACAGAAGATCGCACTGAACTTTGGCTTGCACAAACACCTCAATTTTTCCGTTGCGATCTATTAAGAAATGCGCTTGAACAGGGGCTCTCTCAAGGTGCCAATATTACAGATGAAGCCTCTGCGATGGAACTCGCGGGATTTCAACCACACTTAATCGCAGGACGAAGTGATAATATTAAAGTCACGCGTCCAGAAGATTTAGCTTTAGCCGAATTTTATTTAACAAGGAAAACGCTATGA
- the ftsB gene encoding cell division protein FtsB has protein sequence MRLFIGILVGVLVLFQYDLWFGKNGYFDYKDIAAQIKENKAENEKLSQRNQMISAEIQGLTKGFESIEERARMSHDMVKPNEVFYHIVKEHK, from the coding sequence ATGCGTCTTTTCATTGGAATTTTAGTGGGTGTTCTCGTGCTATTTCAGTACGATCTTTGGTTTGGTAAAAACGGATATTTTGATTACAAAGATATCGCAGCTCAAATCAAAGAGAATAAAGCTGAAAATGAAAAGCTCTCACAAAGAAATCAGATGATTTCTGCCGAAATTCAAGGCTTAACAAAAGGCTTTGAATCTATTGAAGAACGTGCACGCATGAGCCATGATATGGTCAAACCAAACGAAGTGTTCTATCACATCGTCAAAGAGCATAAATAA
- a CDS encoding 5'-nucleotidase, lipoprotein e(P4) family: MKTTLKLTAIAAMSAFILTGCATQDKSAEADAQLQQQAVLGLNWIQQSGEYQALSYQAYNAAKVAFDHAKVKKGKKKAVVVDLDETMLDNSPYAGWQVQNNKPFDGKDWTRWVEARQSGVVPGAVEFNNYVNTHGGKMFYVSNRKDSNEKAGTIDDMKRLGFNGVEDSAFYLKKDKSPKAARFEEIEKQGYEIVVYVGDNLDDFGDAIYGKQNAERRDFVVQNKAKFGKTFIVLPNPNYGGFEGGLAKDYFKGDSSSKVKARLDAVKAWDGK; this comes from the coding sequence ATGAAAACAACATTAAAACTTACCGCTATTGCAGCGATGTCAGCATTTATTTTAACTGGTTGTGCGACTCAAGATAAGAGTGCAGAAGCGGATGCGCAGCTTCAACAACAAGCGGTATTAGGTCTTAACTGGATTCAACAATCAGGTGAATACCAAGCCCTTTCTTACCAAGCATACAATGCGGCAAAAGTAGCATTTGATCACGCTAAAGTGAAAAAAGGTAAGAAAAAAGCGGTTGTGGTGGATTTAGATGAAACCATGTTAGATAACAGCCCTTATGCTGGCTGGCAAGTGCAAAACAATAAGCCATTTGATGGTAAAGATTGGACTCGTTGGGTAGAAGCTCGTCAATCAGGTGTAGTACCAGGCGCAGTAGAATTCAATAACTATGTAAATACCCACGGCGGTAAAATGTTCTATGTGTCTAACCGCAAAGACAGCAATGAAAAAGCGGGTACGATTGATGACATGAAACGTTTAGGTTTTAATGGTGTTGAAGATTCAGCGTTTTACTTGAAAAAAGATAAATCACCAAAAGCAGCACGTTTTGAAGAAATTGAAAAACAAGGCTATGAAATCGTCGTTTATGTGGGTGATAACCTTGATGACTTCGGTGATGCAATCTATGGTAAACAAAATGCAGAACGTCGTGATTTTGTTGTTCAAAATAAAGCGAAATTTGGTAAAACATTCATCGTATTACCTAACCCGAACTACGGTGGCTTTGAAGGCGGCTTAGCAAAAGATTATTTCAAAGGCGATTCAAGCAGCAAAGTGAAAGCACGTTTAGATGCAGTTAAAGCTTGGGATGGTAAATAA
- the fabR gene encoding HTH-type transcriptional repressor FabR yields the protein MAGVRAIQKEKTRRALIDAAFNQLNAEKSFSNLSLREVAREAGIAPTSFYRHFSDMDELGLEMVDEAGLTLRQLMRQARKRIDAGGSVIRVSVETFFEFITHSTNVFRLLLRESSGTSQAFRTAAAREIKHFIDELTEYIAKKNHYSQYVSYVQAEGMVTIVFTAGSNALDMTKAEQDLLKERVILQLRMLAKGADFASHKEKMMRK from the coding sequence ATGGCTGGTGTTCGAGCAATTCAAAAAGAAAAAACCCGTCGAGCTTTAATTGACGCCGCATTCAATCAATTGAATGCAGAAAAAAGCTTTTCTAATTTAAGCTTGCGTGAAGTTGCCCGTGAAGCGGGCATTGCACCCACTTCTTTCTATCGCCACTTTAGCGATATGGATGAGCTCGGATTAGAAATGGTAGATGAAGCAGGTTTAACCCTCCGTCAATTAATGCGCCAAGCTCGTAAACGTATTGATGCAGGCGGCAGTGTCATCCGTGTTTCTGTTGAAACCTTTTTTGAATTTATCACTCACAGCACCAACGTGTTCCGTTTGCTCTTACGTGAAAGTTCGGGTACTTCTCAAGCTTTCCGTACCGCAGCCGCTCGTGAAATCAAACACTTTATTGATGAATTGACTGAATATATTGCAAAGAAAAATCACTACTCGCAATATGTGTCTTATGTACAGGCAGAAGGCATGGTAACCATCGTATTCACGGCTGGCTCCAATGCTTTAGATATGACTAAGGCCGAACAAGATTTACTAAAAGAGCGTGTTATTTTACAACTTCGTATGCTGGCGAAAGGTGCGGACTTCGCATCTCATAAAGAAAAAATGATGCGAAAATAG
- the oxyR gene encoding DNA-binding transcriptional regulator OxyR gives MNIRDLEYLVALSEFKHFRRAADFCNVSQPTLSGQIRKLEDELGIILLERTSRKVLFTQSGMLLVDQARTVLREVKLLKEMASNQGKEMTGPLHIGLIPTVGPYLLPYIVPTLKETFPDLEVFLYEAQTHQLLEQLETGRLDCAIVARVPETEAFIEVPIFDEKMLLAVSDQHPWASESKISMNTLKGQEMLMLDDGHCLRNQALDYCFTAGAKEDSHFQATSLETLRNMVAANAGITFMPELAVLNEGTRAGVKYIPCHSPEPSRTIALVYRPGSPLRNRYERVASAVSERVKSILANKK, from the coding sequence ATGAATATTCGTGATTTAGAATACTTAGTAGCCCTTTCCGAGTTTAAACATTTCCGTCGAGCGGCGGATTTTTGCAATGTTAGCCAACCTACTTTAAGTGGCCAAATTCGCAAACTAGAAGATGAATTAGGCATTATTTTACTTGAGCGTACTAGCCGTAAAGTACTCTTCACGCAATCTGGTATGTTACTTGTCGATCAAGCTCGCACTGTATTACGCGAAGTAAAATTACTCAAAGAAATGGCCAGCAATCAAGGTAAAGAAATGACAGGTCCATTACACATTGGATTAATCCCGACTGTTGGCCCTTACCTACTTCCTTATATTGTACCAACATTGAAAGAAACTTTCCCAGATTTAGAAGTATTTCTTTACGAAGCCCAAACTCATCAATTATTAGAGCAATTAGAAACTGGTCGATTAGATTGTGCGATTGTGGCTCGCGTACCCGAAACTGAAGCGTTTATCGAAGTGCCTATTTTTGATGAAAAAATGTTACTCGCTGTATCCGACCAACATCCTTGGGCTTCAGAAAGTAAAATTTCTATGAATACTTTAAAAGGGCAAGAAATGCTCATGCTAGATGACGGGCACTGCTTACGTAATCAAGCACTCGATTATTGTTTCACTGCTGGTGCCAAAGAAGATTCTCACTTCCAAGCCACTAGCCTTGAAACGTTGCGCAATATGGTGGCAGCCAATGCGGGTATCACCTTTATGCCTGAACTTGCGGTATTAAATGAAGGCACACGTGCAGGTGTAAAATATATTCCTTGTCATTCGCCAGAACCGTCTCGTACTATTGCTCTCGTTTACCGACCAGGTTCACCATTACGTAATCGCTATGAACGCGTTGCAAGTGCGGTCAGTGAACGAGTTAAATCGATTTTAGCGAATAAAAAATAA
- the pgdx gene encoding hybrid peroxiredoxin PGdx, producing the protein MSNMEGKKVPQVTFRTRQGDQWVDVTTSELFDNKTVVVFSLPGAFTPTCSSSHLPRYNELAPVFKQYGVDDILVVSVNDTFVMNAWKEAEEAHNVKFIPDGNGTFTEGMGMLVGKDDLGFGKRSWRYSMLVKNGVVEKMFIEPNEPGDPFKVSDADTMLKYIAPDFQVQKSITIFTKPGCPYCAKAKQLLHDKGLSFEEIVLGHDATIVSVRAVSGRATVPQIFIGGKHIGGSDDLEKYFA; encoded by the coding sequence ATGTCTAATATGGAAGGAAAAAAAGTTCCACAAGTTACATTCCGCACTCGCCAAGGCGATCAATGGGTTGATGTGACTACATCTGAATTATTTGATAACAAAACTGTTGTTGTTTTCTCATTACCGGGGGCGTTCACGCCAACTTGTTCATCTTCTCACTTACCACGTTATAATGAACTTGCACCTGTTTTCAAGCAATATGGTGTGGATGATATTTTAGTGGTGTCAGTAAATGATACTTTCGTTATGAATGCCTGGAAAGAGGCAGAAGAAGCACACAATGTAAAATTCATCCCTGATGGTAATGGTACCTTTACTGAAGGTATGGGGATGTTAGTCGGAAAAGATGATTTAGGTTTTGGTAAACGTTCTTGGCGTTATTCTATGCTCGTGAAAAATGGCGTAGTGGAAAAAATGTTTATTGAACCAAATGAGCCAGGCGATCCATTTAAAGTATCTGATGCTGATACCATGTTGAAATATATTGCACCCGATTTCCAAGTGCAAAAATCAATCACCATTTTCACAAAACCAGGTTGCCCATATTGCGCGAAAGCAAAACAACTTTTACATGATAAAGGCTTAAGCTTTGAAGAAATCGTATTAGGTCATGATGCCACAATCGTGAGTGTGCGTGCAGTTTCTGGCCGAGCCACTGTGCCACAAATCTTTATTGGGGGTAAACACATAGGTGGTAGTGACGATTTAGAAAAATACTTTGCTTAA
- a CDS encoding DUF5389 domain-containing protein, whose translation MKKQTMPTGFSGFAWGLAAFCLPILLWPMASLLSTAFVKNPTLSDFQIDLFSIIFWVYPFVLVLIARLLYKLHQYKPKLAVKLLLLSAVIFYIVLVSVCYIGFNA comes from the coding sequence ATGAAAAAACAAACTATGCCGACAGGATTTAGTGGCTTCGCTTGGGGACTTGCGGCATTTTGTTTACCCATTTTACTGTGGCCGATGGCCTCTCTGCTTTCCACTGCTTTTGTGAAAAACCCTACACTGAGCGATTTTCAGATCGATCTTTTCTCGATTATCTTTTGGGTGTATCCCTTTGTTTTAGTTTTGATTGCACGTTTACTTTATAAATTACATCAGTACAAACCTAAACTTGCCGTAAAATTATTGCTACTAAGTGCGGTCATTTTTTACATTGTTTTAGTTTCAGTTTGCTACATTGGCTTTAATGCTTAA
- a CDS encoding rhomboid family intramembrane serine protease, which produces MKRTLSAQKITFILTALCAVIYLLQNVGFEEPMMDLFHYPAYSWEDQEIWRYFTHAIVHLSVPHILFNLSWFWLFGGAIERRFGSFHFLLLVLVSAAVSGAAQNYFTGPAFFGLSGVVYAVLGYVLVVDKLHPHSFDLLEGFFTMLLVGLVFGFISPLFGINIGNAAHISGFILGLVWGFLQSKINSRAFS; this is translated from the coding sequence TTGAAACGCACATTGAGCGCACAAAAAATCACGTTTATTTTGACCGCACTTTGCGCAGTGATTTATCTCTTGCAGAATGTCGGGTTTGAAGAGCCAATGATGGATTTATTCCATTATCCTGCTTATTCTTGGGAAGATCAGGAAATATGGCGTTATTTCACTCATGCTATCGTTCATTTGTCGGTACCCCATATTTTATTTAATCTTTCGTGGTTCTGGTTATTTGGTGGTGCGATTGAACGCCGATTTGGTTCTTTCCATTTTTTATTATTGGTCTTAGTGTCTGCCGCAGTGAGTGGCGCTGCACAGAATTACTTTACCGGTCCCGCCTTTTTCGGATTATCTGGTGTCGTGTATGCGGTGTTAGGTTATGTGTTGGTGGTGGACAAATTGCACCCGCATAGCTTTGACTTACTGGAAGGTTTTTTTACAATGTTACTGGTAGGGCTTGTATTTGGCTTTATTAGTCCGCTTTTTGGTATTAATATAGGCAACGCAGCTCATATTTCAGGCTTTATCTTAGGATTGGTTTGGGGATTTCTGCAGAGTAAAATTAATAGTAGAGCGTTTAGCTAA